In Methylacidiphilum infernorum V4, a single window of DNA contains:
- a CDS encoding TolC family protein — protein MNKNSVFLLFSCSLAFSFLSFMPGLAQQNSEQSTPVFSSVKKPIELIYPREYQVSTAKKWTLEEVIQRALDANPDVVSARKAIEQQEGIKMQFKAKLYPHGGLVYRAQREQSSLLMFLPTVPTYPLTRTSWLGAVQIKQTILNIGAVKEARQQKELLERAVWLSMDVALKTVVQVKEAFYLTLFRQEVVEIREELTEASHAIAEYTKKMAKEGEVPEYQALVAQAEYSTALGDLAQAKAAYVKSREGLRMLLNLPSNNENDPLYLVGQAELPAFDVPYEEALKVALQKRTDLNAALHSLSAAHAAVAAAQSSYYPTLDAVLQYENISNVYILYPKWGWTAGVQGQWNFFDIMENNGRIKTQKALENIAQVKVNQLKIDIPAQLRELYQQIKKAKEAVAFQESAVNDAEKGFNQAKKLFEGGETSWVQAVTARQALLKAKLAFAEATYNYKAALAQLEYAVGGQLPAQ, from the coding sequence ATGAACAAAAACTCTGTTTTCCTTTTATTCTCTTGCTCATTGGCTTTTTCTTTCCTTTCCTTTATGCCCGGTTTAGCCCAGCAAAATTCTGAACAATCGACTCCCGTTTTTTCCAGCGTCAAAAAACCGATTGAGCTGATCTATCCCCGGGAATATCAAGTGAGCACGGCTAAAAAGTGGACGTTAGAAGAGGTAATCCAGCGAGCCCTGGATGCCAACCCCGACGTCGTCTCTGCCCGTAAGGCCATCGAACAGCAGGAAGGGATTAAAATGCAGTTTAAAGCCAAGCTTTATCCTCATGGAGGATTGGTTTACCGTGCCCAGCGTGAACAAAGCTCCCTGTTAATGTTTCTGCCCACGGTTCCAACTTATCCGCTGACCCGAACGAGCTGGCTTGGAGCTGTGCAGATCAAGCAAACGATCCTTAACATTGGCGCGGTTAAAGAGGCAAGACAGCAGAAGGAGCTCTTGGAAAGGGCGGTATGGCTATCGATGGATGTAGCGTTGAAAACGGTGGTGCAAGTCAAGGAAGCTTTTTACTTGACCCTTTTTAGGCAAGAGGTCGTGGAAATCAGGGAAGAATTAACCGAAGCCAGCCATGCGATTGCTGAATATACCAAGAAAATGGCGAAGGAAGGGGAGGTGCCTGAATACCAGGCGTTGGTTGCCCAAGCGGAATATTCCACTGCCCTTGGCGATCTTGCCCAGGCAAAAGCCGCCTACGTAAAGTCAAGAGAAGGGCTTCGGATGTTGCTTAATCTGCCCAGCAACAATGAAAATGATCCCTTGTATCTTGTTGGCCAAGCCGAACTGCCTGCCTTTGACGTTCCTTATGAAGAAGCACTCAAAGTGGCTTTGCAAAAACGGACGGATTTAAATGCCGCGCTGCATTCGCTTTCGGCAGCTCATGCCGCGGTGGCTGCCGCCCAATCCAGCTATTATCCAACCTTGGATGCTGTTCTCCAGTATGAAAACATCAGCAATGTTTACATCCTTTATCCCAAGTGGGGGTGGACGGCGGGTGTGCAAGGCCAGTGGAACTTTTTTGACATCATGGAAAACAACGGAAGGATAAAGACCCAAAAGGCCCTGGAAAACATTGCCCAGGTTAAAGTCAACCAGCTTAAAATCGACATTCCGGCACAACTGCGGGAACTTTACCAACAGATAAAAAAGGCTAAGGAAGCCGTAGCCTTCCAAGAAAGTGCCGTGAACGATGCCGAAAAGGGCTTTAACCAGGCAAAAAAGCTTTTTGAGGGCGGGGAAACGAGTTGGGTCCAAGCGGTAACCGCCCGCCAGGCCTTGCTTAAGGCCAAGTTAGCCTTTGCTGAAGCGACTTACAATTACAAGGCTGCACTAGCCCAGTTGGAGTATGCTGTAGGAGGACAACTTCCAGCCCAGTAA
- a CDS encoding site-2 protease family protein yields the protein MIMPGKVLPSAQKTADIVPYKLRSDLLFQKQLFQNKTYFVVKDPLALTYCRLPEAEAFLAGLFDGKRTAEDIAREYNRWFPQKPLSPPQVLQFLNLLLKRNLVILPTEVFLSRIPRQVPLWKRLWSYGLKIFFIKLPLIRPSLWLDWIVRRLWWLWSPQGVFLTVCFWIWTLFFLFLHRSAFLTNQVQFLSPQNILLLYIATAIDKTLHEFGHAATCRRFGGEIHEMGVGFFFFIPVGYVDASDSWIIPDKKARIFIAAAGVYTELIIAAIAAHLWILFPLGLAKNLAFNMMVLASVTTLFFNFNPLMKFDGYYALVDLLEIPNLREKAFAYCTAKIQDWLLGYKNARQARLQVNPTQGWIFFIYSFLAIGYMLYLIHSLGKALQGGLKEVGLGKIGEILNLAIAVVFVGAVFMKVFLPPLVSRHFAFENRKTLTDRLKWMGLGFLFLGGLLFFPSREKLATVAVAQSQWGQNVSSPEGGIVKEVWVWSGQRVRVGQALLRLENHRVETDLQLARLDLAMKNLEVSSLGHLSQRTKAKEEETMAMKVEEFRSMQKKFELALKRKEELVLRSTIDGIVVSPEVEKLVGRYFRPGETLLKIRNLELYSFLVPLTAAEARIVSPGAEVKGIWIGSGRTFQSFVKQVGQKKVERSEIPPGLLIPFGGKVPLIPPAMKEQQEKNPYLFAFVPVPKKDIPLVLDDMRAKIIIKGKKTILGAKLYRLFTTLFISRQED from the coding sequence ATGATCATGCCAGGAAAGGTGCTGCCGTCGGCTCAAAAAACCGCCGATATTGTTCCTTACAAGCTTCGTTCCGACCTGCTTTTTCAAAAACAACTTTTTCAGAACAAAACTTACTTCGTGGTTAAGGATCCCCTGGCATTGACTTACTGTCGGCTGCCCGAAGCGGAAGCTTTCCTGGCCGGTCTATTCGATGGAAAAAGAACGGCTGAAGACATTGCACGGGAATATAACCGGTGGTTTCCCCAAAAACCCCTTAGCCCTCCGCAGGTGTTGCAGTTTTTAAATCTCCTTCTGAAACGGAACTTAGTTATCCTTCCCACAGAGGTTTTCTTATCCAGGATTCCTCGACAGGTCCCCCTTTGGAAAAGGCTGTGGAGTTATGGGCTGAAAATTTTCTTTATTAAGCTTCCTTTGATCCGACCTTCCCTTTGGTTGGATTGGATCGTCCGCAGGCTATGGTGGTTGTGGTCACCCCAGGGAGTGTTCCTCACGGTCTGTTTTTGGATCTGGACTCTTTTTTTTCTTTTCCTGCATCGTTCCGCTTTCCTGACCAACCAGGTCCAGTTTCTTTCTCCCCAAAATATCCTGCTTCTCTACATCGCCACGGCTATTGATAAAACCCTGCATGAATTCGGTCATGCCGCCACTTGCCGTCGTTTCGGTGGAGAAATCCATGAAATGGGGGTAGGTTTTTTCTTTTTCATTCCTGTGGGTTATGTGGACGCTTCGGACAGTTGGATTATCCCCGACAAAAAAGCCAGGATCTTTATTGCGGCTGCCGGCGTTTATACCGAGCTCATCATCGCCGCCATTGCCGCCCATCTCTGGATTTTATTTCCCCTGGGATTGGCCAAGAACTTGGCCTTTAACATGATGGTTTTGGCCAGTGTCACGACCCTTTTTTTTAATTTTAACCCCTTGATGAAATTTGACGGTTATTACGCCTTGGTCGATCTGCTGGAAATTCCCAACTTAAGAGAAAAGGCCTTTGCCTATTGCACGGCGAAAATCCAGGACTGGCTATTGGGCTATAAAAACGCCAGGCAAGCAAGACTGCAAGTCAACCCAACCCAAGGCTGGATCTTTTTTATTTATTCTTTTTTAGCGATCGGCTACATGCTTTACTTGATCCATTCCTTGGGGAAAGCCCTGCAGGGTGGCCTTAAAGAGGTTGGCCTTGGAAAGATCGGGGAAATTTTAAATCTAGCCATAGCCGTGGTTTTTGTCGGGGCCGTGTTCATGAAAGTTTTCTTACCTCCCCTGGTTTCTCGCCACTTTGCCTTCGAAAACCGGAAAACCTTGACCGACCGATTAAAATGGATGGGCTTGGGGTTCCTTTTTTTGGGAGGGCTTCTTTTTTTCCCGAGTAGAGAAAAACTGGCTACTGTAGCGGTAGCCCAATCTCAATGGGGACAAAACGTGTCGAGCCCTGAGGGAGGAATTGTCAAGGAAGTTTGGGTTTGGAGCGGGCAGCGGGTTCGAGTGGGGCAGGCTTTGTTAAGGTTGGAGAATCATCGGGTTGAAACCGATTTGCAGTTAGCCCGGTTAGACTTAGCCATGAAAAACCTAGAAGTTTCCTCCCTTGGCCATTTATCCCAAAGGACAAAGGCTAAGGAGGAGGAAACCATGGCAATGAAAGTCGAAGAATTCCGTTCTATGCAAAAGAAATTTGAACTGGCGCTCAAAAGAAAGGAAGAACTCGTTCTCAGGTCAACGATCGATGGCATTGTGGTCAGTCCCGAAGTGGAAAAATTAGTAGGAAGGTATTTTCGTCCCGGAGAAACCCTTTTAAAAATAAGAAACTTGGAACTCTATTCTTTTCTCGTTCCTTTAACGGCGGCCGAAGCCCGGATCGTTTCTCCCGGTGCCGAAGTCAAGGGTATTTGGATCGGTTCAGGAAGAACTTTTCAGTCTTTCGTTAAGCAGGTCGGTCAAAAAAAGGTCGAACGATCCGAGATTCCTCCCGGCCTCCTTATCCCTTTTGGAGGAAAAGTCCCCCTGATTCCTCCGGCCATGAAAGAACAACAGGAAAAAAATCCCTACCTTTTTGCTTTCGTTCCCGTACCTAAAAAAGACATTCCCCTGGTCTTGGACGATATGAGAGCAAAAATAATCATAAAGGGAAAGAAAACGATTCTCGGTGCAAAACTCTACCGGCTCTTCACCACTCTTTTTATTTCCAGGCAGGAAGATTGA
- a CDS encoding circularly permuted type 2 ATP-grasp protein: MPFVFPFLSNGKNHPLYGLSLLDNYKKLSDRSDETLDSNGYPKKSYLPFWELILSRGGLDKLILAQKGACDRFRRLGVTFLLKNDKEKAKERIFPFDVIPRLILKKEWEKIKIGLIQRLRALNLFIEDVYHDRRILKQGVVPEELVSTSPGFIKQMAGVEVPAKVYAAVCGCDLIRDGDGDFVVLEDNLRIPSGASYMLVARKVLKESSPFFFSFHRPLSIQSYPLFLLETLLDLHPSGSKEEGAALWTPGPYNSAYFEHAFLANQMGIPLVESRDLFIEEGRLYFASRKRKKRISVLYRRIEESFLDPSVFRADSLIGLSSIFELFCKGELNLVNAPGCGVADDKVLYRFVPEIIRYYLGEEPILRNVETYCCLDPKERSYVLENIERLVVKEANQSGGMGMLIGPLSSSREREEFKEKIRANPRNYIAQPLISFSKLPCLVDKGIEARRVDLRPFVLLGKEPRVVPGGLTRVALDHNSFIVNSSQGGGSKDCWVIDDEDQR, from the coding sequence ATGCCTTTTGTCTTTCCTTTTTTGTCGAACGGAAAAAATCATCCTCTCTATGGGCTTTCCCTCCTTGATAATTATAAAAAACTTTCCGATCGCTCGGACGAGACCTTGGATTCCAACGGGTATCCCAAAAAAAGCTACCTTCCCTTTTGGGAGTTGATCCTATCCAGGGGAGGCCTTGACAAGTTGATCCTAGCCCAAAAAGGAGCTTGCGATCGGTTCAGGCGACTGGGAGTAACTTTTCTATTAAAAAATGACAAGGAGAAAGCCAAGGAAAGGATCTTTCCCTTCGATGTTATTCCCAGGCTGATCCTTAAAAAAGAATGGGAAAAGATTAAAATAGGGCTCATTCAAAGGTTAAGGGCCCTTAACCTTTTTATCGAGGATGTTTATCACGATCGGCGGATACTCAAGCAAGGAGTTGTTCCCGAGGAGTTGGTGTCGACTTCTCCAGGCTTTATCAAGCAGATGGCTGGAGTCGAGGTTCCGGCGAAGGTCTATGCGGCGGTTTGTGGATGCGATCTTATAAGAGATGGGGATGGCGATTTCGTCGTGCTTGAAGACAACTTGAGGATACCCAGCGGGGCTTCCTACATGCTTGTCGCCCGCAAGGTTTTAAAAGAAAGTTCCCCCTTTTTCTTTTCTTTCCATAGACCTTTATCGATCCAATCCTATCCTCTTTTCCTTTTAGAAACCCTTTTGGATCTCCATCCTTCCGGATCCAAAGAAGAGGGGGCGGCCCTTTGGACCCCGGGGCCATACAACTCCGCCTACTTCGAACATGCCTTTTTAGCAAACCAGATGGGAATTCCCCTTGTCGAATCTCGGGATCTATTCATCGAGGAGGGGAGACTTTACTTCGCCTCGAGGAAAAGAAAAAAGAGAATTTCGGTCCTCTACCGGCGGATCGAGGAAAGCTTCTTGGATCCATCGGTTTTTAGGGCCGATTCGTTGATCGGCCTAAGCAGTATCTTCGAACTCTTTTGCAAAGGGGAACTGAACCTGGTGAATGCCCCGGGTTGTGGCGTGGCCGATGACAAAGTCCTTTACAGGTTTGTCCCGGAGATCATCCGCTATTACCTGGGAGAAGAACCGATTCTTCGCAACGTGGAGACCTACTGTTGTCTTGATCCCAAGGAAAGAAGCTACGTCTTGGAAAATATCGAGCGGTTGGTCGTTAAAGAGGCCAACCAGTCGGGAGGAATGGGAATGCTGATCGGACCGCTCAGTTCTTCCCGCGAGAGGGAAGAATTTAAAGAGAAAATTAGGGCTAATCCCCGAAACTACATCGCCCAGCCCCTCATCTCGTTTTCCAAGCTCCCCTGTCTTGTCGATAAAGGAATAGAGGCAAGAAGGGTGGATTTGCGCCCCTTTGTTCTTTTGGGAAAAGAGCCCCGCGTGGTTCCAGGCGGACTAACCCGGGTGGCTCTCGATCACAACTCCTTTATCGTGAATTCCTCTCAAGGCGGGGGGAGCAAAGATTGTTGGGTTATTGATGATGAAGACCAACGGTGA
- a CDS encoding alpha-E domain-containing protein: MMKTNGERQRLENVYWMARYAERALLTLNVAQNYLGYGLEASEENWSSCWERIKKGLRISRCPADFSGKIACCFFFLVFDPDNSLSAFSSLFSARENAKVLRDWLPLALWEELNSAYFLISSTTASSSNLPSSLYPFLRNILERLLLIRQWEDYLLEEDCLWAWLKIGESLEKVGNGAAFFSAYHPADNKDPFPFEEWEAFLSSLFLLDLVKKKIPLHELSFEKIASYMFELSLYSYSFPSQLNKILHYMELLSGQWAMETAQAKTNELLTKVLERAKEGFGAESTKKLFLDIQIECNQIHQYLLSALD, from the coding sequence ATGATGAAGACCAACGGTGAGAGACAGCGGCTGGAAAACGTGTACTGGATGGCGAGGTATGCCGAAAGGGCCCTTTTGACTCTCAACGTTGCCCAGAACTACTTGGGCTATGGCCTGGAAGCTTCAGAAGAAAACTGGTCCAGTTGCTGGGAAAGAATAAAAAAAGGGTTGAGAATTTCCCGTTGCCCGGCCGATTTTTCGGGGAAGATAGCTTGTTGCTTTTTCTTTCTCGTGTTTGATCCCGACAACTCCCTCTCCGCTTTTTCTTCCCTTTTTTCTGCAAGGGAAAATGCCAAGGTACTGCGGGATTGGCTTCCTTTAGCTCTTTGGGAAGAACTCAACAGCGCTTATTTTTTAATTTCTTCGACGACGGCCAGCTCATCGAATTTACCTTCCTCTCTTTATCCTTTTCTTCGGAACATTTTGGAAAGGCTTTTGCTCATCCGCCAATGGGAAGACTATCTCTTGGAAGAGGATTGTCTTTGGGCCTGGCTCAAAATCGGAGAAAGCCTTGAAAAAGTAGGAAACGGCGCAGCCTTTTTCTCTGCCTATCATCCCGCCGATAACAAGGATCCGTTCCCTTTTGAAGAATGGGAAGCTTTCTTAAGTTCCCTTTTCCTCCTTGATCTTGTAAAAAAGAAAATCCCTCTCCATGAACTCAGTTTTGAAAAGATAGCTTCCTACATGTTTGAACTTTCCCTGTATTCGTATTCTTTTCCCTCCCAACTCAACAAGATCCTCCATTACATGGAACTGCTCTCTGGGCAGTGGGCCATGGAAACGGCACAAGCCAAGACCAATGAACTTTTAACCAAGGTGCTTGAAAGGGCAAAAGAGGGGTTTGGGGCTGAATCGACGAAAAAATTATTCTTGGATATTCAAATCGAATGCAACCAGATCCACCAGTACCTGTTATCGGCCCTGGATTAA
- a CDS encoding circularly permuted type 2 ATP-grasp protein — MIGQNCYNLAASLTEENLDMVQKALSLHFELMGIFPNPLDKPGDFSIDPWPILLCGDDWMAIRSGVEQRMEAWGKFLKDLYSEKKIFRDKIIPFEPFLSSSGYRRECVFLEPLGGEYISIFSCELAKEKNGNWIVLKEELAMPQNIMLAEEIRRALRKTLPGLFQGMEPVQCFDYPERILEALSHGLPDNKEGIAALVTEKPGDWEAAMLARRMGVPLFLASDLIVLEGKLYAKTLNGLEPIAILLRRIKDGRLDPIATRCSIEEGIAGLFWCLRKSSLKLVNAAGSGIASDPLLQSQLSNMIGYYLGEKPLLGTLPSYPAWDPDVFALFLDSPMDYIIKDREGRRLGLEEVDQLLSEAKKKRLKKSELSLFILQEKLSFKPFPSFYNSSLEHKPCSLVFLGIVKGNQPELLPVVFGQVLQDQHTRLLLKDVWLFQESPALFPSLSLDFLSAPTNRIGPLSRVAESMYWLGRYLVRALQLNHILLSFRSFDNGFPPGNEPRLSFFLQEMADFFLIPSLKSLSFPDSSTLFYRFFVGTQGEDSVMNCFSRCFENGAKIRDCLPPEVWIALSSLYFRLHQLIAEGKRAEEDQKLSDFSSGIDRILCAIDEHLLRNELWKFFQLGRFYEKARFSIFLTRLCSKLIEREEPQGYDFLALLEGILKLSSALYAYRSLYHYPFSAEKIIALFLFDCQFPRSISFCLNQIESMLGFIEKFPGMSGKPLSFLRYMIAKVGRWADEWKETGSSQAANKDKLLIYKPWIEQIQKELFDFHLLLTDSYFTHQSTLQCGAEPAKA; from the coding sequence ATGATTGGGCAAAATTGTTACAACCTTGCGGCTTCCCTTACCGAGGAAAACCTGGACATGGTCCAGAAAGCCCTTAGCCTTCATTTCGAGCTCATGGGCATATTTCCCAATCCCTTGGATAAACCGGGGGATTTTTCTATTGATCCCTGGCCCATTTTGCTTTGCGGGGATGATTGGATGGCGATTCGCTCGGGTGTAGAACAGAGAATGGAGGCATGGGGAAAGTTTTTAAAGGACCTTTATAGCGAAAAAAAGATCTTTAGGGACAAGATCATTCCCTTTGAACCCTTTCTTTCTTCTTCTGGGTATCGCCGGGAGTGTGTCTTTTTGGAGCCTCTTGGGGGAGAATATATCTCCATCTTTTCCTGCGAGCTGGCAAAAGAAAAGAACGGGAACTGGATCGTGTTGAAAGAGGAGCTTGCAATGCCCCAGAACATCATGCTTGCCGAAGAAATAAGAAGAGCTCTTCGAAAGACACTCCCGGGATTATTCCAGGGAATGGAACCCGTTCAATGCTTTGACTACCCGGAACGGATCCTGGAAGCTTTAAGTCATGGACTGCCGGACAACAAGGAAGGGATTGCAGCCCTCGTGACGGAAAAGCCCGGGGACTGGGAAGCAGCCATGCTGGCTAGAAGGATGGGCGTTCCTCTTTTTTTAGCCTCCGATCTTATCGTTCTTGAGGGCAAACTTTATGCTAAAACCCTAAACGGGCTCGAACCCATTGCTATTCTTTTAAGAAGAATAAAGGATGGCCGTCTTGATCCCATCGCTACGCGCTGTTCAATAGAAGAAGGCATAGCCGGACTTTTTTGGTGCTTGAGAAAAAGCAGCTTAAAACTCGTTAATGCCGCGGGCTCTGGAATAGCTTCTGATCCCTTGCTTCAATCCCAACTCTCCAACATGATCGGTTATTACCTTGGAGAAAAGCCCTTGTTGGGTACACTTCCAAGCTACCCGGCTTGGGATCCGGATGTCTTTGCCCTTTTTTTAGATTCCCCCATGGATTATATCATTAAGGATAGGGAAGGAAGAAGGCTGGGGCTTGAAGAGGTCGATCAGCTCCTTTCCGAGGCGAAGAAAAAAAGGCTCAAGAAAAGCGAGCTTTCCTTGTTTATCCTCCAAGAAAAACTTTCTTTTAAACCGTTTCCCTCCTTTTACAACTCTTCCCTTGAACATAAGCCTTGTTCCTTGGTCTTTCTTGGAATCGTCAAGGGAAATCAACCGGAATTACTCCCGGTGGTCTTCGGCCAGGTCCTGCAAGATCAACATACAAGGCTTCTTTTAAAGGACGTCTGGCTTTTCCAAGAAAGCCCTGCTCTTTTTCCTTCCCTATCCCTGGATTTTCTTTCTGCTCCGACGAATAGAATCGGTCCTTTAAGCCGGGTGGCGGAGTCGATGTACTGGCTGGGAAGATACTTGGTCAGGGCCCTTCAACTCAATCATATCCTCCTTTCTTTCCGTTCTTTTGACAACGGCTTTCCTCCCGGCAACGAACCTAGACTTTCCTTCTTTTTACAGGAAATGGCCGACTTTTTTTTAATCCCTTCTCTAAAAAGCTTAAGTTTCCCTGACAGCTCTACTCTTTTTTATCGGTTTTTCGTCGGAACCCAAGGGGAAGATTCCGTCATGAATTGCTTTAGCCGCTGCTTTGAAAACGGCGCTAAAATCAGGGATTGCCTTCCCCCGGAAGTTTGGATTGCCTTAAGTTCCCTTTATTTTAGACTTCACCAGTTGATCGCGGAAGGAAAACGCGCCGAAGAGGATCAAAAGCTTTCCGATTTTTCTTCAGGAATAGATAGGATCCTTTGCGCCATCGATGAACATCTTCTCCGAAACGAGTTGTGGAAGTTTTTTCAGCTCGGTCGGTTTTATGAAAAAGCCCGGTTTAGCATTTTTTTAACCCGGCTTTGTTCAAAGCTAATCGAAAGGGAGGAACCGCAAGGTTACGACTTCTTAGCTTTACTGGAAGGAATATTGAAGCTCTCTTCAGCTTTGTATGCGTACCGGAGCCTTTATCATTATCCTTTTTCTGCTGAAAAGATCATCGCCCTTTTTCTGTTCGATTGCCAATTTCCCCGATCGATCTCTTTTTGTTTAAACCAGATCGAATCGATGCTCGGGTTCATTGAAAAGTTTCCCGGCATGTCCGGGAAGCCACTATCCTTTCTTCGCTACATGATAGCCAAGGTGGGGCGATGGGCTGATGAATGGAAAGAAACCGGTTCTTCACAGGCGGCAAACAAGGACAAGCTTCTTATTTACAAGCCCTGGATCGAGCAGATCCAAAAAGAGCTGTTTGATTTTCACCTGCTTCTTACCGATTCTTATTTTACCCATCAATCGACACTCCAATGTGGGGCAGAACCAGCTAAGGCATAG
- a CDS encoding transglutaminase family protein: MKFSVVHKTEYLYTAEALESFSELRCHPQNSVRQTVLSHETLLHPSVSLYFYTDYFGNLTSFFSIPFKHNRLRIETKSVVLTHPFPDPLGEMPLTVSEALVVYGFKRFELLDFLLPSRLIPLVEEGGEIQEIASRLFQKEKGLTDALVELNQFVHGFLSYVPGATDISTPLGEVLEKRQGVCQDYSHLMIAILRAAGIPARYVSGYVEPLPKESSLSQAVEGATHAWVEVYLPNGKWIGFDPTNNSLETDCHVQLAVGRDYDDVTPLRGVFKGYHGQKLSVSVQVARI; this comes from the coding sequence ATGAAATTTTCCGTAGTCCACAAGACCGAATACCTGTACACGGCAGAAGCCTTGGAATCGTTTTCTGAACTAAGGTGCCATCCTCAAAATAGCGTCAGGCAAACCGTTTTGAGCCATGAAACACTCCTTCATCCCTCCGTTTCCCTTTACTTTTATACCGATTACTTTGGCAACCTCACCTCGTTTTTCAGCATCCCCTTTAAACACAACCGGCTAAGGATTGAAACTAAAAGTGTAGTCTTAACCCATCCTTTCCCGGACCCCTTGGGAGAGATGCCGCTGACGGTCAGCGAAGCCCTCGTTGTTTACGGTTTTAAAAGATTTGAACTCTTGGATTTTCTCCTTCCTTCCCGGTTGATTCCCCTTGTTGAAGAGGGAGGTGAAATCCAAGAAATAGCCTCAAGACTCTTCCAGAAAGAAAAAGGGTTGACCGATGCCCTTGTTGAGCTGAACCAGTTTGTGCATGGTTTTCTTTCCTATGTTCCGGGGGCGACCGATATCTCTACTCCCCTTGGGGAAGTTCTTGAAAAACGACAAGGAGTTTGCCAGGACTACAGCCATTTGATGATCGCCATCTTGCGCGCGGCCGGAATTCCCGCCCGTTACGTCAGCGGTTATGTTGAACCCCTTCCCAAGGAATCTTCCTTGTCCCAGGCTGTGGAAGGAGCGACCCATGCCTGGGTCGAAGTTTATCTCCCCAATGGAAAATGGATAGGTTTTGATCCGACGAACAACTCCCTGGAAACCGACTGCCACGTGCAGTTGGCGGTAGGACGGGATTACGATGACGTGACTCCCTTAAGAGGAGTTTTTAAAGGATACCATGGCCAGAAGCTCAGCGTATCCGTTCAAGTGGCCAGGATCTAG